The sequence CTCTTGGTTCTCAGCAGCACGAGTGCTTCCTGCTTGGCTTCCTTCTTGGCGACCATCGCAACGAGTTTCGCATAAAGCTCGTTGTCGCGGGGATTCTCGCGGGTAAGGGTTGCGGCCTCCGCGATGCTCAACGAAAACGTTTCATAGCGGATGGCCAGATTGGGGTTGGGATTGCCGGTTGCCGCGGAGGAACTCTCCTGTTCTCCGTTCTTGAGTGGATCCGTCTGGGGGCTTTGACCGTGAACGGCGGCGCACGTGAGCAGCGCGGCGAGGCCGGTGGTGATGAGTTTGTTCTTCATGACCCCCGCATCATGCCATCCGGCCGGGGGGGCTTTGGTCAAATCCATGTCAAAAGAACCGGCGTGCCCGGGTTTTTCAGTTCTCCCGGATGATCACGCGGAAGAAATGGCGGTCACCGGGATCGATGGGGCCGCTGAGAGTGGCGGTGCCGGCCTTGGTGGGCAGGCCGCCGTTGCCGGGGATATTCCAAGGGTGCCACGTTTTCAAATCGGGCGAGGTTTGAATCTGGAACGAACGGTTCGAGGGCAGATCGAAACTCAGCGCGGCCTGGTTGCCTGTGATCTTCAGGGTGGGCGCGGGCTGGGCGTTGGGGTGCGTTGGAGAGGTGCCGGTGAGATACTCGTCCCGGTTGCTTTGTCCATCGCTGTCCGGATCGGCGGTCGCTTCGCCGCGTGCGGAAGTGGCGGACCCGAAGCTCGCGAGGCGCCAACTCGCGTAGTTCTGTCGGCTGGGGAGATCCTGGTTGATCCATTCGCTGACCAGATCGATGGAGGCCTGGTTCAGCTCGCTGGTGGCGAGGGGAGGCATGCGGCTGAATCCATCGGTGGCGAGGAGGTGCTTGAAGAGCACGGAGCGCCCGGTGTCGCCGGGGACGATCAGGCGGTTCAGCGGATCGCTGCCGGGATTGAACGGCTGGCCGCCGATGAGTCCGGTTTCATCGAGAGTCAGGGACGCGCGCCCGTCCCAGTTCGCGGTGGGAATGGCGTTGTTACGATGGCAATAGGAGCAATTCACCGCGAGGTAGGAGCGGACCCGGCCCTCCAGCGGGAATTGGGTTTCGTCGGGCCTCAGGTGGCGCGGCAGCATGTTCGGGGACGGCAGCGTTTCGGTGAAGTAGCCGGCGTTGGCGAGCAGCGTGAGCTGGTTGCCGATGTGGTCGTGGATGGCTCCGTCCAGATTCAATTGGCGGGTATCGAACCCGAGCGCGAAGCCGCCGTTCACGCTGTGGCAGTTCATGCACTCCGAGCGGCCCGGGATATGCCAGCGTTGGACGATCGGGGTGCCGTTCTCGGTGATGTTCAGGTCGAAATCGACGCCTTCATCGGGAACGAGCGTGGCCTCGGTACCCGCGTCGTTCCAGCGGTAGCTCACCCCGTAGATGCCGGTGCCGTTCCGGACCAGCACGCGGGTTTCCAGGCGCTTGCGTGTGGCCGCGTTTCCGCGGGCCATTTCCATCTCGAAATGCTTCACCCAGAAGGTCCCGGCGGGAATGCTCCACGGATTGTCCTGGGACCAGCCGATGGTGGTGCCCTTCGGGATGGTGAACCAGCGCCGTTTCACCGCGTGATCGCTCCAGAAGGGAAGGTTCACGTCGTAGGGCAGCAGGCCGGGGGCCGGGGAAAGCGTGGCGAGATCGGCGAAGAGGCCGGTGGCGGAGAGGGTTTGGGGAAAGGTGCCGGTGCCGGTGGTCGCGGTCAGACGGTGGAGTCGGCCGGTGGCGAGGTTCGCGAGCAGCACGTCGCCATTCGAGGGATCGGTGCCGAAGGCGGAAAGCAGGTATTCACCGGCGATGCGCTTCACGATTGGCGGTTCTCCGCCATTGCGTTCAAGCGCCCAGATGCTGCCGGTGCTGTAATCGCCGAAGATGTATTTCCCGTAGAGCGAGGAGACCTTCGTGCCGCGGTAGACGACTCCGCCGACGATCGCGCTCGCCGAGTTGTTGTGGGAATAGCTGTAAAGCGGAGGGATCGAGCTGAACCCCGCCGGGGCTTGGGCGATCTTGGGGCCATCGAGCGTGGCCTCGCGGAACGCCCAGCCGTAGTTGCCGCCCTTGGTGATGACATTGACCTCCTCCATCAGTGCGCCACCGACATCGCCGCACCAGATTTCACCGGTCACGCGGTCGATCGAAAATCGCCATGGGTTCCGCAGGCCGATCGCCCAAAACTCGGTGCGCACGGTGGAAAGGTCCGGGATACTGGCTCCGGCAAACATGCCGTCCCAGGTGCCACCCAGCGAGGTATGAACCCACGGGTTGTCCACCGGCACGGCGAAGCGGGCGGCCCCGTTGTCCAGCGGCAGCGCGGCGTGCGGGCTGGGAGCGAGGTTGCCGGGCTTCTTGTCGACGTCGATGCGCAGGATGCCGGAGAAGAACGAGCCGGTGATCTTCTGCGAGTTGTTGTAGAAATCGCCCTGGTTGCCCTCGTCACCGGCGGAGAAATAGAGATAGCCGTCGGCCCCGAAGTGGAGGCACCCACCATTGTGCTCGTTGGCGTGATCGAGCTGGTTGATGAGGATGAACTGGGACGCGGGATCGGCCACATTCGGATCGGTGGCCTTCGCGGTGAAGCGGGCGAGACGCTCGTAAAACACCTCACCGACTTTCACCGAATAGAAGATGTAGAAGTAACGGTTCGTGGCGTGCTTCGGGTGGAAGGCGAGGCCGAGAAGGCCCATCTCGTTGGTGGTCTCGATCTTCTCCCCGGGGGCCAGGGCCGCATTGAGGTCGAGGAATACCTTGCTGGTGGGGGCCCTCGCGGTGACGTCCGGGATCACCTTGATCACTCCGGCCTTTTCGCAGACGAAGAGGCGCTTCTTGTCCGCGGGTGGCGATGCCATGCACACCGGATTCTTGAAGACCAGAGAGCCGAAGGCATTGGTCAGGGAATAGGCGGTCGGGGGAGGCTCCACAGGCATGCCCAGCGCCGGATTTTCGATCCGCAGCCCGCCGCTCAGGGTGATCGTGACGTTCGCCTGGTAGGTGAGGGTACCGGAGCGCTTGACCGCATAGCGGAAGGTGTCCTTGGTCGGGGTGCCGGTGACGTGGGAGTAGAGGATCCGGCCCGAGGCATCGACGGTGGCGGTCCCATAGGCGGGGGCATTGACGATCGAAACGGCGGCGGGCTTCCGGTAACCGGTGTCGTTGGCGAGCACCGGGATCAGCACTTTCTGGCCGTATTGAACCACGGCGGTGTCATCCACCGCCGCGGATTTCGCGAGGGGGGAGCAAAGCAGGCCGAAGAAACCGATTAGGATGGCACGGGCAAAAGGCATCCGCGCGGCACCGTACAACAACCGGCCCGGGGGTCAATTTCCACGACGGAAACTTCCCGCCATCCCCGTTGGATGCAAATGCCCGTCAATCCTCCTTGAGGACCACCCGGAAGAAATGGCGCTGCGGTGGCGTGATCGGCCCGGTGAGGGTGACCATGCCGCCGGGATGGGCAATGCCCGCGTTTCCGGGGATGTCCCATGGCGTCCAAGTGCTCAAATCCGGGGATGTCTGGATTTGAAACGATCGATTGGCTGGCAGTGGGAAGGTCACCGTGGCGTTGTTTCCGGAGCGCTGGACCGAAGGGGCGAGGAACCCATTCCCGGTCAGTGGTGGGGTTCCCGCGAGATACTCGTCGTGGTTGCTGCGACCGTCGCCATCGGGGTCGGCGGCCGGGTCGCCGCTGGGGGAGTTGCCGAAGTTTGCCTGTCGCCATTGGGAGTAGGTCTGGCGGCCCGGCAGGTCGTTGGCGATCCAGTCTGCCAACAGCGCGATCGAGGTCTGGTCCAGTTCGCTGGTGGCCAGCGGGGGCATGCGGGTGAAGCCATTGGTGACGGCGACGCGGTTGTAGACCACCGAATGAGCGATGCTGCCGGGGACGACGAGCTTGTTGAGCGTGTCGCCGCCGTTGTTGGTCGCTGAGCCGTTGATGAGGCCGGTGTTTTCCAAGGTGACCTGGGGCCGACCGTCCCACGAGGCGCTGGTGCTGCCGCCGGGCTGGTGGCAGTAGGAGCAATTCACCGCGAGGTAGGAACGCACGCGGGCCTCCAGCGACTGGGTGGTTTCATCCGGTCTGAGGTGGCGCGGCAGGAGGTTCGGGGAAGGAATCGCGTTTCCGAAAAAGCCGTCGGTCTGGAGGACGGTGAGCTGGTTGCCCGTGACGCCGTTGATCGTGCCCGTCAGGTTGAGCTGGCGGGTATTGAACGACAGGGAATAGCCCGCCTGGGCATTGTGGCAGCTCATGCATTCCGAGCGGCTGGGGATGTGCCAGCGCTGGACTTTCGGAACGCCGCCATCGGTGACGTTAAGGTCGAATTCAACGCCTTCGTCCGGAGCGAGCGTCGCTTCCGTCCCGGCATCGTTCCATCGGTAACTCACGCCGTATGCACCGTCGGCGGTCTTCACGAACAAACGGGTTTCGATCCGCTTGGCGCTGGCGGGAACTCCGCGCTGCATTTCGAGGTCGAAGTGCTTCACCCAGAACGTGCCGGCCGGAAAGGTCCATGGATCGTCCTGCGACCAGGTGAGCGTGGAGGGCGGGGGAACGTAGAACCAGCGGCGCTTCTTCGCGTGATCGCTCCAGAACGGGACGTTCACCGTGTAGTCGTAGAGGCCGCTGGACGGGGAAAGATCGCTGACGTCCGAGAAGACGTTCGTTTCCGTCAAGGTCTGCGGAAAGGTGCCGGTGCCCGCGGTCGCGACCAGGCGCTGGATGCTGCCATTGAGATCCGCCATCAGGATGTCGCCATTGGAGGGATCGGTGCCGAAGGCGGAGATACTGCCTTCCCCGGCCACGCGGGTAACGGTGGGCGTGCCGGTGCCGTTCGGGCGCAGCGTCCAGATATTGCCGGAGCTGTAATCGGCGA comes from Luteolibacter sp. LG18 and encodes:
- a CDS encoding PQQ-dependent sugar dehydrogenase; translated protein: MPFARAILIGFFGLLCSPLAKSAAVDDTAVVQYGQKVLIPVLANDTGYRKPAAVSIVNAPAYGTATVDASGRILYSHVTGTPTKDTFRYAVKRSGTLTYQANVTITLSGGLRIENPALGMPVEPPPTAYSLTNAFGSLVFKNPVCMASPPADKKRLFVCEKAGVIKVIPDVTARAPTSKVFLDLNAALAPGEKIETTNEMGLLGLAFHPKHATNRYFYIFYSVKVGEVFYERLARFTAKATDPNVADPASQFILINQLDHANEHNGGCLHFGADGYLYFSAGDEGNQGDFYNNSQKITGSFFSGILRIDVDKKPGNLAPSPHAALPLDNGAARFAVPVDNPWVHTSLGGTWDGMFAGASIPDLSTVRTEFWAIGLRNPWRFSIDRVTGEIWCGDVGGALMEEVNVITKGGNYGWAFREATLDGPKIAQAPAGFSSIPPLYSYSHNNSASAIVGGVVYRGTKVSSLYGKYIFGDYSTGSIWALERNGGEPPIVKRIAGEYLLSAFGTDPSNGDVLLANLATGRLHRLTATTGTGTFPQTLSATGLFADLATLSPAPGLLPYDVNLPFWSDHAVKRRWFTIPKGTTIGWSQDNPWSIPAGTFWVKHFEMEMARGNAATRKRLETRVLVRNGTGIYGVSYRWNDAGTEATLVPDEGVDFDLNITENGTPIVQRWHIPGRSECMNCHSVNGGFALGFDTRQLNLDGAIHDHIGNQLTLLANAGYFTETLPSPNMLPRHLRPDETQFPLEGRVRSYLAVNCSYCHRNNAIPTANWDGRASLTLDETGLIGGQPFNPGSDPLNRLIVPGDTGRSVLFKHLLATDGFSRMPPLATSELNQASIDLVSEWINQDLPSRQNYASWRLASFGSATSARGEATADPDSDGQSNRDEYLTGTSPTHPNAQPAPTLKITGNQAALSFDLPSNRSFQIQTSPDLKTWHPWNIPGNGGLPTKAGTATLSGPIDPGDRHFFRVIIREN
- a CDS encoding PQQ-dependent sugar dehydrogenase; protein product: MKFAVFALSLLAAHSARALAVADAVTMWSNRKARIAVLANDTGYKTPPVVAITKAPTKGTATVDSAGRILYTNTSGTATTDSFEYSMRRTNNLLSKATVSVNFTNALRPTGSFNVPSSPPPLAVSVTPAFGSLAFSEPVCLASPPGETQRLFVCQKGGLLRLIPNVTAASPVANTFLNLPALLTSRGESIATGSEMGLLGLAFHPNYATNRTFFLFYSVNKGGSQYERVSRFTTQAGNPDAADTASETILIEQLDEASNHNGGCIQFGPDGYLYISVGDEGNQNDSFQNGQRIDKDFFSAVMRIDVDKKPGNLVPHTHASIPAGTPNYSIPLDNPYVHTAEGGTWNGSFNGAAIADLSKVRSEFWAIGFRNPWRFSFDSATGDLWLGDVGQDSWEEIDVVTKGGNYGWSSREGKHAGPRPVTGASPIDPIWEYAHGSGTMQGNSVTGGVVYRGTRFSAFTGAYVFADYSSGNIWTLRPNGTGTPTVTRVAGEGSISAFGTDPSNGDILMADLNGSIQRLVATAGTGTFPQTLTETNVFSDVSDLSPSSGLYDYTVNVPFWSDHAKKRRWFYVPPPSTLTWSQDDPWTFPAGTFWVKHFDLEMQRGVPASAKRIETRLFVKTADGAYGVSYRWNDAGTEATLAPDEGVEFDLNVTDGGVPKVQRWHIPSRSECMSCHNAQAGYSLSFNTRQLNLTGTINGVTGNQLTVLQTDGFFGNAIPSPNLLPRHLRPDETTQSLEARVRSYLAVNCSYCHQPGGSTSASWDGRPQVTLENTGLINGSATNNGGDTLNKLVVPGSIAHSVVYNRVAVTNGFTRMPPLATSELDQTSIALLADWIANDLPGRQTYSQWRQANFGNSPSGDPAADPDGDGRSNHDEYLAGTPPLTGNGFLAPSVQRSGNNATVTFPLPANRSFQIQTSPDLSTWTPWDIPGNAGIAHPGGMVTLTGPITPPQRHFFRVVLKED